In Candidatus Bathyarchaeia archaeon, the following are encoded in one genomic region:
- a CDS encoding nucleotidyltransferase domain-containing protein: MDVNFLSRRSRLNALLGFDFKFSVVCAIDFLTFPHTILSRCTKTTTKDWVPADGDTIATKEGFILNVFGYEHPQDRVFAFLKYIPSKFKTLFQIEFLERTWKYGQLELFRAEKLYTVQNYQVFLETFRKNFPSYVYFCPFRGKYVISAPLGSVERVYVPRDCLASIIKQKRHDRLQKMTLDFVNLLSDESGIAIEDFGVHGSIALNMHSSKSDIDIVVYGAENFRKLEKTVERLVEAKKLSYVFNNRLDAARRFKGRFSGKIFMYNAVRKKEEIHVEYGAYKFTPLAPLKFTCTVNDDSEAMFRPAIYKIEDYTPANQTSDIPKEKIPTLVVSMIGCYRNVARKGDKIKVAGTLEKVEGLCKDEVFYQVVVGTGVSEEEYIWPI, encoded by the coding sequence ATGGATGTAAACTTTCTTTCACGCAGGTCACGTTTAAATGCTCTATTAGGATTTGATTTTAAGTTTTCTGTTGTATGTGCAATAGACTTTTTAACATTCCCTCACACCATTTTATCAAGGTGCACCAAAACGACTACTAAAGACTGGGTTCCAGCGGACGGCGACACCATCGCAACCAAAGAAGGCTTCATACTCAACGTCTTCGGCTATGAACATCCGCAAGATCGCGTTTTCGCCTTCTTAAAGTACATTCCTTCCAAGTTCAAAACGCTCTTTCAAATCGAGTTTCTGGAGCGAACGTGGAAATATGGGCAGCTGGAACTTTTCCGCGCCGAAAAACTCTATACGGTCCAAAATTATCAGGTTTTTCTTGAAACTTTTCGTAAAAACTTTCCAAGTTATGTATATTTCTGTCCTTTTAGGGGTAAATATGTAATAAGTGCGCCGTTGGGTTCGGTTGAAAGGGTTTATGTTCCGCGGGATTGCTTGGCCTCTATAATTAAGCAGAAACGGCATGACCGCTTGCAGAAAATGACTTTGGATTTTGTCAATTTGTTGTCTGACGAGTCTGGCATAGCTATTGAAGACTTTGGCGTTCATGGCTCCATAGCCCTTAACATGCACTCGTCAAAATCCGACATAGACATTGTTGTTTATGGCGCAGAAAACTTCCGCAAACTAGAGAAAACAGTGGAAAGGCTTGTTGAAGCTAAAAAGTTAAGTTATGTCTTCAATAACCGTTTAGACGCTGCAAGACGTTTTAAAGGGCGCTTTTCTGGGAAGATTTTCATGTACAACGCAGTTCGCAAAAAAGAGGAGATTCACGTGGAATATGGCGCTTACAAATTCACGCCTTTAGCTCCATTAAAATTCACATGCACGGTTAACGATGACAGTGAAGCCATGTTCCGCCCAGCAATTTACAAAATAGAAGATTACACACCAGCAAATCAAACTTCAGACATTCCAAAAGAAAAAATCCCAACACTCGTAGTTTCAATGATTGGATGTTATAGGAACGTTGCGAGGAAAGGAGACAAAATCAAGGTTGCCGGAACACTGGAAAAGGTTGAAGGTCTTTGCAAAGATGAAGTTTTTTACCAAGTTGTTGTTGGAACCGGCGTAAGCGAGGAAGAGTACATTTGGCCAATCTGA
- a CDS encoding formylmethanofuran dehydrogenase subunit B has translation MQVVKAVTCPVCGSLCDDIELTIDDGKIVKVKNGCAMCESKFLGYCGEHRISKPLIRRNGELVKASMKEAIGKAAEILAEANYPILYGWSSTSCEATRVGLELAEEVGGVIDNTAVVCHGPSLLSVQEVGIPSCTLGQIRHRADLVIYWGSDPWSAHPRHIERYTAFSEGRFEKSEWRGYLTKLKALIGRKKIESTLRRLFLKKQPSVSSVPEGKVCPTISRTGRKLIVIDVRRTKSAEMADYFIQVEPNKDYELLQAFRSLIRDQELDVDKVAGVPVEHLEEVADAMVGCSFGALFFGVGLTMSRGKLKNIDAALSLVRDLNMCTKFIIMPMRGHFNVTGANTVSTWQSGYPYAVDFSLGYPRYNPGETSVMDVLLRKESDAALVVASDPVANFPRKAVEHLVENPLIVIDPHMNATAQMADVVFPSAFVGIEAEGTAYRMDHVPLPLKKVVEPPRGVLPDEEILRRILSEVRKIKKAKTTEEA, from the coding sequence ATGCAAGTGGTTAAGGCTGTAACTTGTCCAGTTTGCGGAAGCTTATGCGACGACATCGAATTAACAATTGACGACGGAAAGATTGTAAAGGTCAAAAATGGCTGCGCCATGTGTGAATCAAAATTTCTGGGATACTGCGGCGAGCACAGAATTTCGAAACCGCTCATTAGGAGAAATGGCGAACTCGTTAAGGCTTCTATGAAAGAGGCTATTGGAAAAGCTGCTGAAATCCTCGCAGAAGCAAACTATCCCATACTATACGGCTGGAGCTCAACAAGCTGCGAAGCAACACGCGTTGGACTTGAATTGGCAGAAGAAGTCGGCGGAGTAATCGACAACACGGCAGTAGTATGTCATGGGCCGTCTCTTTTAAGTGTTCAAGAAGTAGGAATTCCATCTTGCACTTTGGGACAGATTAGGCACAGAGCGGACCTTGTTATTTACTGGGGAAGCGACCCTTGGAGTGCTCATCCACGGCACATAGAAAGATACACAGCCTTTTCTGAGGGCAGATTTGAAAAAAGCGAGTGGAGAGGATACTTAACAAAACTGAAAGCCCTAATAGGTAGGAAGAAGATTGAAAGCACCTTGAGAAGGCTTTTCCTCAAAAAGCAGCCATCAGTTTCTTCTGTGCCAGAAGGTAAAGTTTGCCCGACAATTTCTAGGACTGGAAGAAAGTTAATTGTTATTGATGTTAGAAGGACTAAGTCTGCTGAGATGGCTGACTATTTCATTCAAGTTGAGCCAAACAAAGATTACGAGCTTCTCCAAGCATTTAGAAGTCTAATTCGCGACCAAGAACTTGACGTTGACAAAGTTGCTGGCGTTCCAGTGGAACATCTTGAAGAGGTTGCTGACGCAATGGTCGGGTGCAGTTTTGGAGCACTCTTCTTCGGTGTTGGTTTGACAATGAGTAGGGGTAAGTTGAAGAACATAGACGCCGCGCTTTCTTTAGTTCGTGACTTGAACATGTGCACTAAGTTTATAATAATGCCTATGAGAGGACACTTCAACGTCACCGGCGCAAACACAGTCTCCACATGGCAGAGCGGCTACCCTTACGCGGTTGATTTTTCTCTTGGCTATCCACGTTATAATCCAGGCGAAACATCAGTTATGGACGTTTTGCTTAGGAAAGAGTCAGACGCGGCTTTGGTTGTGGCTTCTGACCCCGTGGCGAATTTTCCCAGAAAAGCGGTTGAGCACTTGGTTGAGAATCCGCTTATCGTGATTGACCCTCACATGAACGCTACGGCTCAGATGGCTGACGTTGTTTTTCCATCAGCATTTGTCGGAATAGAAGCTGAAGGAACAGCCTATCGCATGGACCACGTGCCTCTTCCACTCAAAAAGGTTGTCGAACCACCGCGTGGAGTGCTTCCAGACGAAGAAATTTTGCGGAGGATTCTCTCTGAAGTCAGAAAAATAAAGAAAGCCAAAACTACGGAGGAAGCCTAA
- a CDS encoding ABC transporter permease — protein sequence MNSVIGIAVKDIKQFFREKGTIFWTIAFPVMILLLFTAIFGREIPFNANIGIVNEDTQAPMPEITEGIISGLNSTGFLNVRNFTDRVEAEKELNATNIRAVLIIPQNFTQNLMLSGHANITLILDKTNLDVSRLISDGVATFLTEYYKGINPNYTEPIVINEEATFGKEIGYKENIVPGMLTYPLLFSSMVVSTGAIVYERERGTLKKIRASPIRPINMLLGKTLAALFQTAISILVMAILAAFLLGPKLNWNIPLLLPIFFLGSMNGIALGLIISCIGRSPQEASNAATTIAIVLQFFVGMYFPLEYLPTYLQQIGQFIPMTYAAQALRNIMIRNAVLADLTFTIATLSLSAIALYAVGILLYKRWIEKE from the coding sequence ATGAATTCAGTGATAGGAATAGCTGTTAAAGATATCAAGCAATTTTTTAGAGAAAAAGGCACGATTTTCTGGACTATAGCCTTCCCAGTGATGATACTCTTACTTTTCACTGCAATTTTCGGGAGAGAAATACCGTTCAACGCCAACATTGGAATAGTAAATGAAGACACGCAGGCGCCGATGCCCGAAATAACAGAAGGCATAATTTCGGGACTCAACAGCACAGGATTCTTAAATGTGAGAAACTTCACAGATAGAGTAGAAGCAGAAAAAGAGTTAAATGCAACTAACATACGCGCGGTACTCATCATTCCACAAAACTTCACGCAAAACCTTATGCTTAGTGGCCACGCAAACATCACGCTGATATTGGATAAAACTAATCTTGACGTGTCTCGACTCATCAGCGACGGAGTTGCAACCTTTCTTACAGAATATTATAAGGGCATTAATCCAAACTATACCGAACCCATAGTGATAAATGAAGAGGCGACATTTGGGAAAGAGATAGGCTATAAAGAAAATATTGTTCCAGGCATGCTTACTTATCCGCTTTTGTTCTCGAGCATGGTAGTTTCCACGGGCGCTATAGTATATGAACGCGAAAGAGGAACACTTAAAAAGATTAGAGCTTCGCCTATTCGTCCCATAAATATGCTTTTAGGCAAAACTTTGGCTGCGCTCTTTCAAACAGCAATATCAATCCTTGTGATGGCAATTCTTGCTGCGTTTCTACTTGGTCCAAAACTCAACTGGAACATTCCATTGCTTCTTCCAATATTCTTTTTGGGCTCAATGAACGGTATAGCCTTAGGCTTAATCATATCTTGCATTGGCAGGTCACCCCAAGAAGCGTCAAATGCAGCCACAACAATAGCCATAGTGCTTCAATTCTTCGTGGGAATGTATTTCCCACTGGAGTATCTTCCGACATACCTTCAACAGATTGGTCAGTTCATTCCAATGACGTATGCGGCTCAAGCGTTAAGAAACATAATGATAAGAAATGCCGTGTTAGCTGATTTGACCTTCACAATAGCGACGCTCAGCCTTTCAGCCATTGCATTATATGCGGTTGGAATTCTTCTCTACAAAAGATGGATTGAAAAAGAATAG
- a CDS encoding triphosphoribosyl-dephospho-CoA synthase: protein MRMHPSEKAKHISKCLELAILFEVSADKPGNVNLIVGFEGTRHEHFLASAVAAAPFFELAAERGIAVSQGRMQLSQVGIGEIIRDCIASINAWQRGGNTLLGTIILFAPIAAAAGMTPTGHGYIFEIQRLREKLKLVVESTTPEDAVNVYEAIKIANPSGLGKAPDLDVNSPDSVERIIKENVSLFQVFKIASSYDNVCSEWVNNYPITFDVAYPFLMKQINENKDLNTAIIHTFLKVLAEYPDTFIARKVGLEKAQEVSKMAREILNLGGLSTAKGKESLRTFDLNLRRFGNHFNPGTTADIIATALALCILGGYKP, encoded by the coding sequence ATGCGAATGCATCCCAGCGAAAAAGCAAAACACATTTCAAAATGCCTAGAGTTGGCTATTCTTTTTGAAGTCAGCGCCGACAAGCCTGGTAATGTGAATTTGATTGTTGGTTTTGAAGGAACCCGCCACGAGCATTTTCTTGCTTCAGCGGTGGCTGCCGCGCCGTTTTTTGAGTTAGCCGCAGAGCGGGGAATCGCCGTTTCTCAAGGAAGAATGCAGCTTAGCCAAGTTGGCATAGGCGAAATCATTCGAGACTGCATAGCTAGCATTAACGCTTGGCAGCGAGGCGGTAACACGCTACTCGGCACAATAATCCTCTTCGCGCCCATCGCAGCTGCTGCAGGAATGACTCCCACAGGACATGGATATATTTTTGAAATTCAAAGGCTACGCGAGAAATTGAAGCTTGTTGTTGAATCAACCACGCCGGAAGACGCGGTTAACGTTTATGAAGCCATTAAAATTGCGAATCCAAGCGGTCTTGGCAAGGCTCCTGACCTTGACGTTAACAGTCCAGACTCCGTGGAAAGAATAATAAAAGAGAATGTTTCACTTTTTCAAGTGTTCAAAATAGCCTCAAGCTACGACAATGTTTGCTCTGAATGGGTAAACAATTACCCCATAACCTTCGATGTCGCTTATCCTTTCTTAATGAAACAGATTAACGAGAACAAAGACTTGAACACGGCTATAATTCACACTTTTTTGAAGGTTCTGGCTGAGTACCCAGACACTTTCATAGCTAGAAAGGTGGGATTAGAAAAAGCTCAAGAAGTCTCCAAGATGGCAAGGGAAATCTTAAACCTCGGAGGGCTTTCAACAGCAAAGGGCAAGGAAAGTCTTCGCACGTTTGACTTGAACCTTAGAAGGTTCGGTAACCATTTTAATCCTGGAACAACCGCTGACATAATCGCTACTGCGTTAGCATTGTGTATTCTTGGCGGGTACAAGCCCTAA
- a CDS encoding molybdopterin dinucleotide binding domain-containing protein translates to MEQKSKLYVTLLTGRTIEQGVAKERGKSSSEYAESVSVCYMDPEDMKQLGIKEKTNVQVSTEYGSVVVKALKSLRAPHTGIIYIPYGPWANVVVSSETHSIGMPSFKGVSAEIEPAPDMPVLGLEELLKKQFRKG, encoded by the coding sequence ATGGAACAAAAGTCCAAACTATATGTGACGTTGCTTACTGGACGAACAATAGAGCAAGGAGTGGCCAAAGAACGCGGAAAATCCTCAAGCGAATATGCAGAAAGCGTTTCTGTCTGTTACATGGACCCCGAAGATATGAAACAACTTGGAATTAAAGAGAAAACTAATGTTCAAGTTTCAACAGAATACGGTTCTGTGGTGGTTAAAGCTTTAAAATCGCTTAGGGCTCCACATACGGGAATTATTTATATTCCTTATGGTCCATGGGCGAACGTTGTGGTCAGCTCTGAAACGCATAGTATTGGAATGCCATCATTTAAGGGAGTTTCAGCAGAAATTGAGCCAGCTCCAGACATGCCTGTGTTAGGCTTAGAGGAACTTTTAAAGAAACAGTTTAGGAAGGGTTAA
- the mobB gene encoding molybdopterin-guanine dinucleotide biosynthesis protein B: protein MKTAIVAVVGSKSSGKTTTIEALTIELTKRGYKVAAVKHIPEPDFTIDTKDKDTWRFAKAGARTIISVASHEIATIEKVNEADFSLEKILKKCEGHDVVILEGFRKLVNKNENIPKIAVVKSEREALEILNNFKPVLAFTGPFSTEKMNLKVPYVDVLKNPEKIADIVEKLAIKKR from the coding sequence TTGAAAACGGCAATAGTAGCAGTAGTTGGCAGCAAAAGTTCTGGAAAAACAACCACAATAGAAGCCCTAACGATAGAGCTAACAAAAAGAGGCTACAAAGTCGCCGCAGTAAAACACATTCCAGAGCCAGACTTCACCATAGACACAAAAGATAAGGATACATGGAGATTTGCTAAGGCTGGAGCGAGAACAATCATAAGCGTAGCATCACATGAAATAGCAACGATAGAAAAAGTGAACGAAGCAGATTTTTCGTTAGAGAAGATTTTGAAAAAATGTGAAGGTCACGATGTAGTTATTCTTGAAGGATTCAGAAAGCTTGTAAACAAAAACGAGAATATACCAAAAATTGCAGTTGTAAAATCTGAAAGAGAAGCGCTGGAAATCTTAAACAATTTCAAACCTGTTTTGGCATTTACTGGTCCTTTTTCAACGGAAAAGATGAACTTGAAAGTTCCCTACGTGGATGTGTTGAAGAATCCGGAGAAAATTGCGGACATTGTTGAGAAGTTAGCCATCAAAAAACGTTAA
- a CDS encoding formylmethanofuran dehydrogenase subunit A, with translation MELLIKNGFVYDPLNGVNGEKIDIAIKDGKIVDKVNERKARKIDASGMVVMPGGVDIHSHIAGSKVNAGRLLRPEDHFKDFEPKTPVTRSGVGYSIPSTFTTGYRYARMGYTTVMDPAMPPLEAKHTHEEFNDTPIIDKASYPLLGDWWFVLEYLREGKIEECARHVAWMLNATKGYAIKLVNPGGLEAWGFGHNVHGLDDQVPYFCITPREIIRGLSKVNRLLNLPHTIHVHTNNLGKPGNYVTALETMKCVEDLALENKPVIHITHCQFSAFKGDDWRTFESGAEEIANYVNAHSHVTMDMGQVIFTDTTTMTADGPFQYNLYELSGNKWVNHDVETETSSGIVPFHYKRKSYVHAVQWSIALELALLIKDPWKIFMTTDHPNGGPFIAYPKIIAWLMSKKAREKTLKKINPKARARSLLPSIDRELGFYDMAIMTRAGQAKALGLKSKGHLGVGADADIAIYNFNPETTDPSKKYKTLRKAFKRAAYTIKDGKIAVKDGEVVKHVEGATMWLDVQTSEPVEITEEMKRRFKEYWTVEYENYPVTEHYLEVSRPILVKADV, from the coding sequence ATGGAGCTTCTGATAAAAAACGGTTTCGTTTACGACCCTCTCAACGGCGTTAACGGCGAAAAAATAGACATAGCCATCAAAGACGGCAAAATAGTCGATAAAGTCAACGAACGCAAAGCACGAAAGATTGACGCTTCCGGAATGGTTGTAATGCCCGGCGGAGTGGACATTCACTCGCACATTGCAGGCTCAAAGGTTAACGCTGGAAGACTTTTGAGACCTGAAGACCACTTTAAGGATTTTGAACCCAAAACGCCTGTAACAAGGTCTGGTGTGGGCTATTCAATTCCGTCCACTTTTACGACTGGCTACCGCTATGCTCGAATGGGCTACACAACAGTGATGGACCCGGCAATGCCTCCGTTAGAAGCCAAACATACACATGAAGAATTTAACGACACGCCAATAATTGACAAGGCTAGTTATCCGCTTCTCGGCGACTGGTGGTTTGTGCTTGAATATTTGCGTGAAGGAAAAATTGAGGAATGCGCGAGACATGTGGCTTGGATGTTAAACGCGACGAAAGGCTACGCGATAAAACTTGTTAACCCCGGCGGTTTAGAAGCTTGGGGTTTCGGTCATAACGTTCATGGTTTAGACGACCAAGTTCCATATTTTTGCATTACGCCACGCGAGATTATACGTGGGCTATCAAAAGTGAATAGACTACTTAACTTGCCTCACACGATTCATGTTCACACTAACAATCTTGGAAAACCTGGAAACTACGTTACGGCTCTTGAAACAATGAAGTGTGTTGAAGATTTAGCCCTTGAGAACAAGCCCGTAATTCACATTACGCATTGTCAGTTTTCTGCCTTTAAGGGTGATGACTGGCGGACATTTGAGTCTGGAGCTGAAGAAATCGCAAATTATGTTAACGCGCATTCTCATGTGACCATGGATATGGGTCAAGTAATATTCACAGACACGACGACAATGACGGCTGATGGTCCCTTCCAATATAATCTTTATGAACTTAGCGGAAACAAATGGGTCAACCATGATGTGGAAACCGAAACTAGCAGTGGAATAGTCCCCTTCCATTACAAACGCAAAAGCTACGTCCACGCAGTCCAATGGTCAATAGCCTTAGAGCTAGCTTTGCTGATTAAAGACCCGTGGAAAATTTTTATGACAACAGACCACCCCAACGGCGGACCATTCATTGCATATCCAAAAATAATCGCGTGGCTCATGAGTAAGAAAGCTAGAGAAAAAACTCTGAAGAAGATTAATCCAAAAGCAAGAGCCAGAAGCCTTCTGCCATCAATTGACCGAGAACTAGGCTTTTATGATATGGCAATTATGACGAGAGCCGGACAAGCTAAAGCTCTGGGGCTCAAGAGTAAGGGTCATTTGGGCGTCGGCGCAGACGCGGACATAGCAATATACAATTTTAATCCCGAAACGACAGACCCTTCTAAGAAGTATAAGACTTTGAGAAAAGCGTTCAAAAGAGCCGCTTACACGATTAAGGATGGAAAGATAGCAGTTAAAGACGGCGAAGTTGTGAAGCATGTGGAAGGCGCCACAATGTGGCTTGACGTGCAAACTTCCGAGCCTGTTGAGATAACAGAGGAAATGAAGCGAAGATTCAAGGAATACTGGACGGTTGAATATGAAAATTATCCAGTAACAGAGCATTATCTTGAGGTTTCTCGTCCAATACTTGTGAAGGCTGATGTTTAA
- a CDS encoding ABC transporter ATP-binding protein has protein sequence MGEKTVIEVEGLTKHYGEITALDDVSFSVLEGEIFGLLGPNGAGKTTLMEILCGLRRFDKGKVAVLGFDLVKDSYKVRSSIGFCPQETLLYDLLSVYENFAFSASLYSLSSKKFKERIEFYSKFLGIGEFMRRKVKELSGGMKRRANLAASIIHDPSIVILDEPTVGFDPNVKREFWELIRDLKGYGKTMLISTHDMYEADELCDRVAIMDKGKIVALDKPHVLKETIGGEASVHIRVKDASTTKALKILESYHCVTKENEIQVFSKDPWEIMPEVSEKLISQKILTEKIEVVEPTLEDVFVKLTGRKLMEESQ, from the coding sequence ATGGGTGAAAAGACGGTTATAGAAGTTGAAGGTTTAACGAAACATTACGGCGAGATCACAGCCTTAGACGACGTGTCTTTCAGTGTTCTTGAAGGAGAAATTTTTGGATTACTAGGCCCGAACGGCGCGGGAAAAACCACGTTAATGGAAATACTGTGCGGTTTGAGAAGATTTGACAAGGGCAAAGTCGCCGTTTTGGGCTTTGACTTGGTTAAGGACTCCTACAAGGTTCGCAGTTCCATAGGATTTTGTCCTCAGGAAACTTTGCTCTACGATTTGTTAAGCGTTTACGAAAACTTTGCCTTTTCCGCTTCGCTTTACTCACTAAGCTCAAAGAAGTTTAAAGAAAGAATTGAGTTTTACTCCAAATTTCTGGGAATTGGAGAATTCATGCGGCGAAAAGTCAAGGAACTTTCTGGAGGAATGAAGAGACGCGCAAATCTCGCCGCGTCAATCATTCATGACCCCTCCATCGTAATTTTAGACGAGCCCACCGTTGGCTTTGACCCGAACGTCAAAAGAGAGTTTTGGGAGCTTATTAGAGATTTGAAAGGCTACGGAAAAACCATGCTAATTTCCACGCATGACATGTATGAGGCTGATGAGCTTTGCGATAGAGTCGCTATAATGGATAAAGGGAAGATTGTTGCTCTTGATAAACCTCACGTTTTAAAAGAAACTATAGGCGGAGAAGCATCAGTCCACATAAGAGTTAAGGATGCTTCAACAACAAAGGCGTTAAAAATCCTTGAAAGTTACCATTGCGTCACAAAAGAAAACGAAATTCAAGTTTTCTCTAAAGACCCTTGGGAAATCATGCCTGAAGTGTCAGAGAAGTTAATCTCACAGAAGATTCTCACGGAAAAAATTGAGGTTGTAGAGCCCACGTTGGAAGATGTGTTCGTAAAGTTGACTGGACGCAAGTTAATGGAGGAGTCGCAATGA
- a CDS encoding ECF transporter S component: MKLSTKNVALTAVFAALYYVLSLITPYIPAVAIPEIKISLEALIASVYGLVLGPYLGALASFVGAFVTWTLPPASMSPYGMPFLLSPPLNALVTGLIFYRKWKVGFLVYAILIIAFLFTPPVQPISENFYVGVAVLWDKIIALLLILPCAIFARQLSVSKALPFLYFLLTFIGNQVDNMWGSLAFATPVVYEGIFGLPVDTVRFLFVVSPFVYPAIRLLQAIIATIIAVPLMKAIADTPWSWQEKNILSS, translated from the coding sequence ATGAAACTGTCAACTAAAAACGTCGCCTTAACAGCGGTATTTGCTGCGCTATATTATGTGCTTTCATTAATAACTCCCTATATTCCCGCAGTCGCAATTCCCGAGATAAAGATAAGTTTGGAAGCTCTCATCGCTTCCGTCTATGGTCTCGTGTTAGGACCTTATTTGGGAGCATTAGCAAGTTTCGTGGGAGCATTCGTCACTTGGACTTTGCCTCCAGCGAGCATGAGTCCTTATGGCATGCCCTTTTTGTTGTCGCCGCCTCTAAACGCCCTAGTGACTGGACTGATATTTTATAGAAAGTGGAAAGTTGGCTTCCTCGTTTATGCCATTCTCATAATTGCTTTCTTGTTCACGCCTCCTGTTCAGCCTATTTCTGAAAATTTCTATGTGGGAGTAGCCGTTTTGTGGGATAAAATCATCGCCCTGCTACTAATATTGCCATGTGCAATATTTGCGAGGCAACTATCTGTTTCCAAAGCCTTGCCCTTTCTGTATTTCTTGCTCACTTTTATCGGAAACCAAGTTGACAACATGTGGGGTTCGCTTGCGTTTGCTACACCTGTAGTTTATGAGGGAATTTTTGGATTGCCAGTGGATACCGTTCGTTTCCTCTTCGTTGTAAGTCCATTTGTATATCCTGCCATTAGATTATTACAAGCCATAATAGCAACAATAATCGCGGTGCCGTTAATGAAGGCAATAGCGGATACGCCTTGGAGTTGGCAGGAGAAAAACATACTATCTTCATAG
- a CDS encoding nucleotidyltransferase domain-containing protein has protein sequence MANLKLRDRDTIVTREGLIFRVFGYSHPANAYVCDVEYAPAEIFKSNNPKAFRTDGNRVFFKFYEDEGWKFVKENFPEHMIFLPTIRKKVVGVKRANIMETRKPDEGLVQLVEKEPKDELLNALKNVLKIVTDHAGLSERNFGVFGSLLHGFYHPKFSDIDLIVYGGKNLAKLREALLALYCDGNSQFKNEFENDDSIKGKAWRFRNYSAIEFVWHQQRKLIYAVFNDKQSGRTIKAEFEPVKDWKEIHKAYFLDGRIVQKGWVKLFARITEDCDAPFIPSVYGVEPLEIIEGEAGADEIERVVSYMEEFRMQAFKDEKVYVEGNLEEVITPKSSFHQITLTYCPRYYEQVLKSINQK, from the coding sequence TTGGCCAATCTGAAACTTAGAGACCGCGACACAATAGTAACCAGAGAAGGCTTGATTTTTCGCGTTTTTGGCTATTCTCATCCAGCAAATGCATATGTTTGCGATGTTGAATATGCGCCGGCAGAAATTTTTAAGTCTAATAATCCTAAAGCGTTTAGAACTGATGGAAACCGCGTCTTCTTTAAGTTTTATGAGGATGAAGGCTGGAAATTTGTTAAAGAAAATTTTCCAGAGCACATGATATTTCTGCCTACTATTCGTAAGAAGGTTGTTGGCGTTAAACGCGCAAATATTATGGAAACACGGAAACCAGATGAAGGACTTGTGCAACTTGTTGAAAAAGAGCCGAAAGACGAGCTTTTAAACGCTTTAAAAAACGTTTTGAAAATTGTAACTGACCATGCGGGTTTATCTGAAAGGAATTTTGGCGTTTTCGGTTCTCTCCTTCACGGGTTCTACCATCCAAAGTTTTCTGACATAGACCTAATCGTTTATGGCGGAAAAAACTTGGCAAAACTGCGAGAGGCTCTTCTGGCGCTTTATTGTGACGGAAATTCTCAATTTAAGAACGAGTTTGAAAACGATGATTCAATAAAAGGGAAAGCTTGGAGATTCAGAAATTACAGCGCCATAGAGTTCGTTTGGCATCAGCAGAGAAAACTGATTTACGCAGTGTTTAATGACAAACAAAGCGGAAGAACCATAAAGGCAGAGTTTGAACCCGTGAAAGACTGGAAAGAAATACATAAAGCATATTTTCTTGACGGAAGGATTGTGCAGAAGGGCTGGGTTAAACTTTTTGCGCGCATAACCGAAGACTGCGACGCGCCTTTTATTCCTTCAGTTTATGGCGTCGAACCGTTAGAAATTATAGAAGGAGAAGCTGGCGCTGACGAAATTGAGCGTGTAGTGTCTTACATGGAAGAGTTTCGCATGCAAGCATTCAAAGATGAAAAGGTCTACGTGGAAGGAAACTTGGAAGAGGTAATAACGCCAAAAAGCAGTTTTCATCAAATAACGCTAACCTACTGCCCAAGATACTACGAGCAAGTCCTTAAAAGCATAAACCAAAAATAA